The genomic interval GCATCTGGTTTGGGACCAGAGGGTCGCGGGTTCAAATCCTGCCACCCCGACCATTAAAAAGGCGTTCACTTTTATGTGAACGCCTTTTTCTATTATATAGAAAAGCTACTAACAAATTCTTTTACCTTTCCTCTGTTTCCAATCCCTTATTCTAGTACCCAGTACCAAGTACCTAGCACTTAAAAGCAGCTTTAGCTGTCTTTTTCACGTCTTCTTTTACGTCTTTTAGCACATTAACTTGCACGTTACCTTACACGCCAACTAATTTTACATTTTCAATTTTAAATTATATTTTCTGTCCCCTAAAATGCAACAATGTTGCATTTTCTTACATATAGTGTTTTATTTACCTCTATTTCAAGATATAATATTAGATGGTAGTTAATTATATATATTTTAACTATATTGTAACTTACTTGATAATTAAAATGTTATATAATTAAGTTGAAACCAATTACTAATAATATTCGTCATACAATATATAGCAGAAAACTGAAAGGATGATACAATGAAACAAATTTTAGGTGCTATAAGAAAGGCAGTAGAAGATTTTAACCTAATAAATGATGGCGATAAGATAGCTGTAGGGGTTTCTGGTGGAAAGGACAGTGTAACCCTTTTATATGGTCTTAAATTATTTCAGCATTTCAGTCCTGTTAAATACGAATTAGAAGCTATATCATTAACATTAGGTTTTGATGATTTTGATTTAACACCTATTAAAGAATTTTGCTCTAAGATAGAAGTACCCTATACAATTAAAGAAACACAAATAGCAAAAGTCGTATTTGACGTAAGAAAAGAAAAAAATCCATGCTCTCTTTGTGCCAAAATGAGACGTGGTGCTTTATATGAAGCTGTAAAGGAACGAGGGTGTAATAAAGTTGCACTAGGACATCATGCAGATGATGCAATAGAAACTCTTTTTTTAAGTATGCTTTACTCTGGCAGAATAAAAACTTTTAAACCTAAAAGCTATTTATCTAGAACCGACCTACATCTTATAAGGCCTATGGTATACATTAAAGAGCATCAAATAATAGGAGCAGCTAAAAGACATGACATACCTACAGTTAAAAGTCCTTGTCCTGCAGATAAAAATACTAAAAGAGAAGAAATGAAGCAACTTCTAAAAACTATTTATAAAGAAATACCTACATCAAAAGATAAAATACTTACAGCTATACAAAATAAAGACCAATTAGGTTTATGGTTTGAATAAAGAGGTGACCTGGTTTGAATAATTTATTTAAAAAGATAGCTATTTACTTTGTTTTAATATCAATAATTATCTCTAGTAGTTCCTTTGGATTTGCAGATAGTCCATTTTTAATTCATGAAAGAAAAACTATTGAAAATATCAGCAGTGGTGTCGTACATGAGCACATTCAACGCTTTACATCTAATGGTTGGTTGAATGTTAACGTACTTAGAGTAAATATACAAGACCAATATACAGAAATTGGTTCACTTTTCAGTGATGAAGGTATTTCTAAAAAAGAAAAGCTTACTCAAATGATGAAAAACTCAAATGCAGTAGCAGGTATTAATGGAGACTTTTTCTACTGGAATAAATATTTTTCTCCATTAGGTACAGTTGTGAATAACAATGAATTAATTTCTTCGCCTTCTTTTGCTAAAGAGCCTTTAAGTGTATTCACTATAGATAACAATGAAAATCCATTTTTATCATACTGGGGATGGAATATAAAGGTTATACCTGAAAATTCAGACCCTATATCGGTACGTGTAAAAAATAAAGCCACTAGTAATTATACCGTTATAGGTCTTTATGATAAAAATTGGAGTTCTGAAACTTTTGGCAACTTAATTTATGATGATATGACAGAAGTTATAGTTATTAATGATACAGTAACAGATATTAGAGTTGGACAGGAGCCTATAGATATGCCTGAGAATGGGTACATATTAGTTGGTAGAGTAAAGCTGGTGAAACGTTATTAAATAGCCTAAAGCTCGGTGATAAAGTAAAATTAGAAATTACTACTACTCCTGATTATAAAGAGATAAAAACGGCAATAGGAGGAAGTACTGTTCTTGTAAAAGACGGTGACATTGCAGAATTTACCCACAATATTCCTGGAAATCATCCAAGAACAGCAATCGGTATAACTAAGGACAAAAAACAAGTTATTATGGTTACAGTAGATGGTAGACATGCCTCCTTTAAAGGAGTAGACCAGGAAAAGTTAGCTAAAATAATGATTGAATTAGGTGCTTATGAAGCTATGAACTTAGACGGTGGTGGGTCTACAACAATGGCGTTAGCTCCATTAGATAAAGAAAATATAGTAATAGTTAATCGTCCATCTGACGGAAGTGAAAGAGCTATTATTAATGGTATAGGAGTTTTTAATAATGCTCCTAAAAGCTCCTTAAAATATATCGAAATATCTACTAGTGATACAAATATATTTGTCAATGCATCAAGAAAATTTTATATAAAAGGTTATGATAAATACTATAATCCAGTAGAAATAGATTTAGATAGAGCAAGATTCTCAGTAGAAGGAATAAAAGGAAAATTTAAAGATAATATTTTATATACTGAAGAGTGTGGTATAGGAACTGTAAAAGTTAGATATAAAGGTAAAACTGATGAAATAAAAATAAATGTAATAAATCAACCTAAAGACCTTGTAATAAAACCAGAAAAGTTCCATATTGATTTTGAATCAAAAAAACAATTTGAAGCTGTATATGGAATCAACGATGATGGATTTAAAGCTAAAATAAATCCTAACGATATAGAATGGAAGGTTGTTGGGAATATAGGAAAAATTGAAGACGGTGTATTTTATAGTAACGATAATGCTACTTCAGGTGCAATAATTGCATCAATGGGAAATGCTATTGAAAACACTCTAGTTTCAGTAGGGCACTCTACAGAATTAATAGAAGGATTTGAAAGTATTAAAAACTTAGAATTTACATCATATCCTGCTGAGGTTAGTGGTAGTATTGAAAGAGAAAACAAAGATAAAAAAGGCAAATATTCATTAAAGCTAGAATATGACTTCACTCAGACTGACTCAACTAGAGCCGCTTATATAAACTTTTCATCTGATGGTATTAAACTTAACAAAAAACCTGATAAATTAGGTATGTGGGTATATGGAAATGAAAGCAATCATTGGCTTAGAGGAGAATTAGTTGACAATGAAGGCAGATTATATAGAATAAATTTCTGTAATAATGTAGACTGGAAAGGTTGGAAATGGGTTACTGCCAATATCCCTTCAGACGTTAAATTACCAATTACTTTAAAGAAAGTATATGTAGTTGAAACAAACTCGCTCAATAAAGATATGGGATATTTATTATTCGACCATTTACAAACTATATATAATACTCCAATTAAAAACATAGATTTGCCTGAAGAAACTATTATTACCGATAGATTGCAACGACACTCTGAAGTAAAGAAAAATGGATATAGCTTTACTATAACTAGTGGTATTAACGAGCTTAATAATTTATTAAAATACCATATAAGTAAGAGAATTTCTAATATCATTAGCGAAAGTGATTTAGGTATAGTAATGAATGGCATGAATTTTAGATTTTCTACTACCATTGAAAAACCTTTAATAGAAGTAAAAAGTGGATTTACCTCCTTTACCCATAAAGACACTTTGTTTATACAGTTAGATAACGCAAACAATGGAATAAGAGCTACAGAGCCTAATCAATGGTTAGATTTAATGAATCGTCTCAATAATTCTACTGAGAAAAATATAATACTTCTATTACCTAAACCCGTATTTGGAAAAAATGGTTTTACAGACAAATTAGAAGCTGAACTACTACACGAAATACTTACAGACTATAAAATTAAAGGTAAAAATATATTTGTGCTCTATGGAGGAAATAAAAATAAGGTTGATATTAAATCAGGTATTAGATATATAGAATTTAATAACCAACAAATGAATAATAACTTTGATTTATTTGAATTGAATTATATAAAGTTTATTGTTAATGAAGATGAAATAACATATGAGTTCTTGCCTATGTTTAAGTAGCTCACATAAATGTGAGCTACTTTCTTTTTAAGTCTTTAGCTAAAAGCTAACGGCTAGCAACCAATAGCTTATCTTCTACCTTTATCTCACCATATATTTACCTAATATATCATGTAACCTCACTACCTCATCATCAGATAGCTTATCCTTTAATATGTCATATATATCCTGTTGTTCTTCTGGGGTAATACCATCATTTATTTTGTACATAAGTTTAACGTTGTTCATTGCTCCTATTTTATTTAGTATATCACTTAATTCATTCTTCTCTGCCGTAGTTAAT from Caldisalinibacter kiritimatiensis carries:
- a CDS encoding tRNA 2-thiocytidine(32) synthetase TtcA; the encoded protein is MKQILGAIRKAVEDFNLINDGDKIAVGVSGGKDSVTLLYGLKLFQHFSPVKYELEAISLTLGFDDFDLTPIKEFCSKIEVPYTIKETQIAKVVFDVRKEKNPCSLCAKMRRGALYEAVKERGCNKVALGHHADDAIETLFLSMLYSGRIKTFKPKSYLSRTDLHLIRPMVYIKEHQIIGAAKRHDIPTVKSPCPADKNTKREEMKQLLKTIYKEIPTSKDKILTAIQNKDQLGLWFE